One region of Scophthalmus maximus strain ysfricsl-2021 chromosome 15, ASM2237912v1, whole genome shotgun sequence genomic DNA includes:
- the LOC118286137 gene encoding regulator of G-protein signaling 6-like isoform X3, producing MAEGSRDHGGAGTTTDPEEDSPNMIVYRKIEDIVTRIQDEKAGGVAIRTVKSFLSKIPSVVSGADIVQWLMKNLSAEDPAEAIHLGSLIAAHGYIFPISDHVLTLKDDGTLYRFQSPYFWPSNCWEPENTDYAIYLCKRTMQNKARLELADYEAENLARLQRAFARKWEFIFMQAEAQVKIDRKKDKAERKILDSQERAFWDVHRPVPGCVNTTEMDIRKCRREKNPHRVKKSVYGVPDEGQSQPSPVHSSSQPTRKPTKEDVQKEISFLNIQLDRHCMKVSKVADSLMSYTEQFMDYDPFVSATEPTNPWISDDASFWDVEASRDPSQQRVKKWGFSLEEALKDPAGRDQFLKFLESEFSSENLRFWLAVQDLKRRPLQDVSARAQEIWTEFLAEGAPSSINLDSHSYERTSQNLKDPGRYSYEDAQEHIFKLMKSDSYARFLRSNIYQDLLLARKKGKSLTGKRLTGLMQSS from the exons ATTGAAGACATTGTTACAAGAATACAAGATGAGAAAGCCGGAGGTGTCGCCATCCGGACCGTCAAAAGCTTCCTCTCCAAGATCCCCAGTGTTGTATCAG GGGCGGACATTGTTCAGTGGCTGATGAAAAACCTCTCCGCAGAGGACCCAG CTGAAGCCATCCACCTCGGGAGTCTGATCGCCGCACATGGCTACATCTTCCCCATCTCTGACCACGTCCTGACACTCAAAGACGATGGGACCCTTTATCGCTTTCAG TCGCCATACTTCTGGCCTTCAAACTGTTGGGAGCCTGAGAACACAGACTATG CCATTTACCTGTGCAAGCGCACCATGCAGAATAAAGCCAGGCTCGAGCTGGCCGACTACGAGGCC GAGAACCTAGCCAGGCTGCAGCGGGCCTTCGCCAGGAAGTGGGAATTCATCTTCATGCAAGCTGAGGCTCAAGTGAA GATTGACAGGAAGAAGGACAAGGCAGAGAGGAAGATCCTGGACAGCCAGGAGAGGGCATTCTGGGACGTCCATCGACCAGTG CCAGGCTGCGTCAACACCACGGAGATGGACATCCGCAAGTGCCGACGAGAGAAGAACCCACACAGGGTGAAAAAG TCGGTGTACGGGGTACCGGACGAGGGACAGAGCCAGCCGAGTCCCGTCCACAGCAGCTCCCAGCCGACCAGGAAGCCCACCAAAGAGGACGTGCAGAAGGAG ATTTCCTTCTTGAACATCCAGCTGGACAGACACTGTATGAAGGTTTCCAAAGTGGCCGACAGTCTGATGAGCTACACGGAGCAGTTCATGGACTATGACCCCTTTGTGTCGGCCACCGAGCCCACCAACCCCTGGATCAGTGACGACGCTTCCTTCTGGGACGTGGAGGCGAG CCGCGATCCCAGCCAGCAGCGTGTGAAGAAATGGGGCTTCTCTCTGGAGGAGGCGCTGAAGGACCCGGCAGGTCGAGATCAGTTCCTGAAGTTCCTGGAGTCCGAATTCAGCTCAGAGAACCTGCG GTTCTGGTTAGCGGTGCAGGATTTGAAGCGGCGGCCGCTCCAGGACGTGTCTGCCAGGGCGCAGGAGATCTGGACAGAGTTCCTGGCCGAGGGGGCGCCGAGCTCCATCAACCTGGACTCGCACAGCTACGAGCGCACGAGCCAGAACCTGAAAGACCCAGGGCGATACAGCTACGAGGACGCTCAG GAGCACATATTCAAGCTAATGAAAAGTGACAGCTATGCACGCTTTTTGCGATCCAACATCTACCAAGACCTCCTGTTAGCCAGAAAGAAG
- the LOC118286137 gene encoding regulator of G-protein signaling 6-like isoform X4, producing MAEGSRDHGGAGTTTDPEEDSPNMIVYRKIEDIVTRIQDEKAGGVAIRTVKSFLSKIPSVVSGADIVQWLMKNLSAEDPAEAIHLGSLIAAHGYIFPISDHVLTLKDDGTLYRFQSPYFWPSNCWEPENTDYAIYLCKRTMQNKARLELADYEAENLARLQRAFARKWEFIFMQAEAQVKIDRKKDKAERKILDSQERAFWDVHRPVPGCVNTTEMDIRKCRREKNPHRVKKSVYGVPDEGQSQPSPVHSSSQPTRKPTKEDVQKEISFLNIQLDRHCMKVSKVADSLMSYTEQFMDYDPFVSATEPTNPWISDDASFWDVEASRDPSQQRVKKWGFSLEEALKDPAGRDQFLKFLESEFSSENLRFWLAVQDLKRRPLQDVSARAQEIWTEFLAEGAPSSINLDSHSYERTSQNLKDPGRYSYEDAQKH from the exons ATTGAAGACATTGTTACAAGAATACAAGATGAGAAAGCCGGAGGTGTCGCCATCCGGACCGTCAAAAGCTTCCTCTCCAAGATCCCCAGTGTTGTATCAG GGGCGGACATTGTTCAGTGGCTGATGAAAAACCTCTCCGCAGAGGACCCAG CTGAAGCCATCCACCTCGGGAGTCTGATCGCCGCACATGGCTACATCTTCCCCATCTCTGACCACGTCCTGACACTCAAAGACGATGGGACCCTTTATCGCTTTCAG TCGCCATACTTCTGGCCTTCAAACTGTTGGGAGCCTGAGAACACAGACTATG CCATTTACCTGTGCAAGCGCACCATGCAGAATAAAGCCAGGCTCGAGCTGGCCGACTACGAGGCC GAGAACCTAGCCAGGCTGCAGCGGGCCTTCGCCAGGAAGTGGGAATTCATCTTCATGCAAGCTGAGGCTCAAGTGAA GATTGACAGGAAGAAGGACAAGGCAGAGAGGAAGATCCTGGACAGCCAGGAGAGGGCATTCTGGGACGTCCATCGACCAGTG CCAGGCTGCGTCAACACCACGGAGATGGACATCCGCAAGTGCCGACGAGAGAAGAACCCACACAGGGTGAAAAAG TCGGTGTACGGGGTACCGGACGAGGGACAGAGCCAGCCGAGTCCCGTCCACAGCAGCTCCCAGCCGACCAGGAAGCCCACCAAAGAGGACGTGCAGAAGGAG ATTTCCTTCTTGAACATCCAGCTGGACAGACACTGTATGAAGGTTTCCAAAGTGGCCGACAGTCTGATGAGCTACACGGAGCAGTTCATGGACTATGACCCCTTTGTGTCGGCCACCGAGCCCACCAACCCCTGGATCAGTGACGACGCTTCCTTCTGGGACGTGGAGGCGAG CCGCGATCCCAGCCAGCAGCGTGTGAAGAAATGGGGCTTCTCTCTGGAGGAGGCGCTGAAGGACCCGGCAGGTCGAGATCAGTTCCTGAAGTTCCTGGAGTCCGAATTCAGCTCAGAGAACCTGCG GTTCTGGTTAGCGGTGCAGGATTTGAAGCGGCGGCCGCTCCAGGACGTGTCTGCCAGGGCGCAGGAGATCTGGACAGAGTTCCTGGCCGAGGGGGCGCCGAGCTCCATCAACCTGGACTCGCACAGCTACGAGCGCACGAGCCAGAACCTGAAAGACCCAGGGCGATACAGCTACGAGGACGCTCAG aaacactga